A window of the Gossypium hirsutum isolate 1008001.06 chromosome A03, Gossypium_hirsutum_v2.1, whole genome shotgun sequence genome harbors these coding sequences:
- the LOC107907845 gene encoding ribose-phosphate pyrophosphokinase 1, translating into MDAANRLSTIVAEMGQLQYEIQEHRRVLNFLLRSVRTIAAKDRRCSLVEPLKFENGKPHFPLLASDPAFPTFLSPNSHFQNDINKHDTRLRIFSGTANPALAQEIACYMGLELGKTKIKRFADGEIYVQLQESVRGCDVFLVQPTCPPANENLMELLIIIDACRRASAKNITALIPYFGYARADRKTQGRESIAAKLVANLITEAGANRVLACDLHSGQSMGYFDIPVDHVYGQPIGGLSCALSCPFFSQVSK; encoded by the exons ATGGATGCTGCAAACAGGCTTTCTACAATTGTTGCCGAAATGGGGCAACTACAATATGAAATTCAAGAGCACCGTAGAGTGCTAAACTTCCTTTTGAGAAGTGTTAGAACaatcgccgctaaagatcga AGGTGTAGCTTGGTGGAGCCcttgaagttcgaaaatggaaaGCCTCACTTTCCTCTCCTCGCCTCTGATCCTGCGTTTCCAACCTTCTTGTCCCCTAATTCCCATTTCCAAAATGATATCAACAAACACGACACTAGGCTCCGTATATTTTCTGGTACTGCTAATCCTGCTCTTGCTCAG GAAATCGCATGCTATATGGGTCTGGAACTTGGGAAAACCAAGATAAAGCGTTTTGCTGATGGTGAGATTTATGTTCAGTTGCAAGAGAGTGTGAGAGGGTGCGACGTGTTCCTTGTGCAACCCACTTGTCCCCCTGCCAATGAGAATCTTATGGAGCTTCTCATTATTATCGATGCTTGTCGAAGGGCTTCTGCTAAGAACATTACTGCCCTCATTCCCTATTTTGGCTATGCCAGGGCTGACAGAAAG ACTCAGGGGCGTGAATCTATTGCTGCTAAACTTGTAGCAAATTTGATTACTGAAGCAGGTGCAAATCGTGTTCTTGCTTGTGATCTTCATTCAGGGCAATCCATGGGTTACTTTGATATCCCAGTAGATCATGTTTATGGGCAG CCTATAGGAGGACTTTCTTGTGCTTTGTCCTGCCCATTCTTCAGTCAAGTTTCCAAGTGA
- the LOC107886632 gene encoding probable inactive receptor kinase At1g27190 has protein sequence MKKNILILATSLLLLFNFLLSFAIEDDIACLEGLKKSLTGADSPLSTWSFSNRSSTSVCQLTGVSCWNEKENRIISLHLPSMKLSGQLPDSLKYCRSLQILDLSNNSLSGPIPSDICSWLPYLVHLDLSGNLFSGSIPLQIVDCKFLNDLVLSDNKLSGSIPYELARLDRLKRFSVAGNDLSGSIPSDLARFGEDGFDGNHGLCGKPLSKCGGLNAKNLGIIIIAGVTGAAVSLIVGFAIWWWFFLRAGAGEKRKKSYDVEGKDGSSWIELLKSHNLVQVSLFQKPINKIKLADLMVATNNFDAENAVISTRTGVSYMAVLPDGSALTIKRLSTCKLSEKQFRSEMNRLGQLRHPNLVPLLGYCVVEEERLLVYKHMPNGTLYSQLHGGNLIGFGNGKFEILDWSTRLKIGVGVARGLAWLHHGCQPPYVHQYFSSNVVLLDDDFDARIADFGLARLMGSRDSNDSSFMNGDLGEFGYVAPEYSSTMVASLKGDVFSFGVVLLELVTGQKPIGVSNAEEGFKGNLVDWVNQLFSTGRSKDAVDKALLGKGCDDEIMQFLRVACTCVVPRPKDRPSIYQVYESLKIMGEKHGALEQYDEFPLIFGKQQDHDN, from the coding sequence ATGAAGAAGAACATTCTCATTTTGGCGACATCCTTGCTTTTGCTCTTTAATTTCTTGCTCTCTTTCGCCATCGAAGATGACATCGCCTGTCTTGAAGGACTGAAAAAATCCCTTACCGGCGCCGACTCCCCTCTTTCGACCTGGAGCTTCAGCAACCGCTCATCCACCTCCGTTTGCCAGCTCACCGGCGTTTCGTGCTGGAATGAGAAGGAAAACCGAATCATTAGCCTCCACCTCCCTTCCATGAAGCTGTCGGGTCAGCTACCGGACTCTTTGAAGTACTGTCGGAGCCTCCAGATTCTAGATCTTTCTAACAACTCTCTCTCCGGTCCCATTCCTAGCGATATATGCTCTTGGCTTCCTTACCTCGTTCATCTCGATCTCTCTGGTAACCTTTTCTCTGGTTCCATCCCTCTTCAGATTGTCGACTGTAAGTTCCTAAACGACCTCGTTTTATCCGATAACAAATTGTCTGGTTCGATCCCTTACGAGCTAGCTCGGTTGGACCGCCTTAAACGGTTTTCCGTTGCCGGTAACGACTTGTCTGGCTCCATCCCCTCAGATCTAGCCAGATTCGGGGAAGATGGTTTTGatggtaaccatggactttgtgggAAACCCTTATCAAAATGCGGTGGATTGAACGCTAAAAATCTGGGAATTATCATAATAGCTGGTGTGACTGGCGCCGCAGTTTCGTTAATCGTCGGTTTCGCCATTTGGTGGTGGTTCTTTCTCCGAGCCGGCGCAGgcgaaaaaagaaagaaaagttacGATGTGGAGGGCAAAGATGGTAGTAGTTGGATTGAACTGCTGAAATCTCATAACCTTGTTCAAGTATCGTTATTCCAAAAGCCAATAAACAAGATTAAATTGGCGGATTTAATGGTGGCAACGAACAATTTCGATGCGGAGAACGCTGTTATTTCGACCAGGACTGGAGTATCCTACATGGCGGTGTTGCCGGACGGCTCTGCCTTGACGATTAAGAGGTTAAGCACTTGtaagcttagtgagaaacagtTTAGGTCAGAAATGAATAGGTTAGGACAACTTAGGCATCCAAATTTGGTTCCGCTCTTAGGGTATTGTGTTGTGGAAGAAGAGAGGCTTTTGGTTTATAAGCATATGCCTAATGGGACATTGTATTCTCAGTTGCATGGAGGAAATCTTATTGGTTTTGGGAATGGGAAGTTTGAGATTTTGGATTGGTCAACTAGGCTTAAGATTGGCGTTGGTGTTGCTAGAGGCTTAGCTTGGCTTCACCATGGGTGCCAACCGCCGTATGTTCATCAGTATTTTAGTTCCAATGTCGTGCTTCTTGATGACGATTTCGATGCTCGAATAGCTGATTTTGGTCTAGCAAGATTGATGGGGTCTCGTGATTCGAATGACAGTTCTTTTATGAATGGGGATTTAGGGGAGTTTGGATATGTGGCTCCTGAGTATTCTAGTACCATGGTTGCTTCCTTGAAAGGGGATGTTTTTAGTTTTGGGGTAGTGTTGTTGGAACTGGTTACGGGTCAAAAACCGATAGGAGTTAGCAATGCAGAGGAAGGGTTTAAGGGGAATTTGGTGGACTGGGTTAATCAATTGTTCAGCACTGGTCGAAGCAAGGATGCTGTTGATAAAGCATTGTTAGGAAAAGGCTGCGACGATGAAATTATGCAGTTTCTGAGAGTTGCTTGTACTTGTGTGGTGCCTAGGCCAAAGGACAGACCTTCTATATACCAGGTTTATGAATCGCTGAAGATCATGGGTGAGAAACATGGTGCCTTGGAACAGTATGATGAATTTCCGTTGATCTTTGGGAAACAACAAGATCATGATAATTAG